A stretch of DNA from Xyrauchen texanus isolate HMW12.3.18 chromosome 31, RBS_HiC_50CHRs, whole genome shotgun sequence:
GGGGCAATGTTATACTTGGCTGTATAATTTCCTCTATCCTCCTTTGGCGGGCAGTTGCAGCAGAGCAAACCACCCCCGATGAGCAACAGGGCGGCAGCGCCCCAGCCAATGTAAAGAGCTGCTCCAATCTCTCTCTTTTGAGCCTCACTGAGCAAGGGATTGTAGAAGTCCCGGATGATGACATGGGCTGTCCAGCACACCGGGACCAGACACAGCACCCCAGCAACAATGAAAATTGCACCCGAAGTGACACCAACCTTGGATTTGGAACTCTCGTCCTCAACACAGTTGGTGCATTTGCCTCCAGCCATAGCCAGAAGGATGCCCAAGATTCCAATCACGATGGAAATGATGATGAGGGCGCGGGCAGCCTGAAGGTCTGAGGAAAGGGCCAGCATGGAGTCGTAGACTTTGCATTGCATCTGTCCAGTGCTCTGCACAACACAGCTCATCCAGATTCCCTCCCATGATGTCTGTGCCGTCACAATATTATTGCCAATGAAGGCTGTGACCTTCCACATGGGAAGTGCACAGACCACAATGACACCAATCCATCCAATAATGGCCAGGGCGGTGCCCAGCATCTGAAGGCCAGCAGATACCATGATGTTTTGATGTCTTTGTCTCTCGATCACCTCTTTGCACTGCTCACAGGTGTATGTTTCAAAATGGTGTGTGCAGATGCTTTAATAGTACCTGTGGAGGTATAGGGGCGGGACTTCTAACTGATGACCTGCTCTGCTGGTTTTTTGGTCCCTTCATGGGGTGCGACTGTTCCCAAGCTTAAGTGTGAGTCACTGCATAGACATTTTTCACTGGAGATACATACCTTATATGGTTTCTTCAAACTAAAATATTTACTCTTCTAACTTAAAATATCAATGTGAAAAAATCCATGGAGGGATCAGTAAACCAGATCAAGCACACATTTACTGTACTATTAAGAGAAATATGGTATCAAGGGCTTTTCTTATTACTCGTAATTAATGATGTAGTTGATGTTGATGTTTAAGTTATGAAATGCCCATGACAGGAAGTGACCACATTAAATTCtccaggaaaacaaaacaaaacatggaactatttttagaaaatgttgaAGGAATGTTTAAGTTTTTGTGAGTGAGAAactaatatttaagtccttttttccttcactttcacctacttctgttttttttttattatttaaaattgatctgtttctcactcacacctgtcatatcacttcagaagatatggatttaaccaccagaaaCGTCTGAAGTACTTTTATGTTGgtattatgtggattttggagctttgaacattttggcacccattaatttgcattgtatggacctacagagctgaaatattgttctaaaaatcttaatttgtgttcttgagaagaatgaaagtcatacacatctgggatggcatgagggtgagtaaatgataagagaattttccttttgaggtgaactatacctt
This window harbors:
- the LOC127624605 gene encoding claudin-4-like; translation: MVSAGLQMLGTALAIIGWIGVIVVCALPMWKVTAFIGNNIVTAQTSWEGIWMSCVVQSTGQMQCKVYDSMLALSSDLQAARALIIISIVIGILGILLAMAGGKCTNCVEDESSKSKVGVTSGAIFIVAGVLCLVPVCWTAHVIIRDFYNPLLSEAQKREIGAALYIGWGAAALLLIGGGLLCCNCPPKEDRGNYTAKYNIAPRSDASAPSRKNFV